A single region of the Austwickia chelonae genome encodes:
- a CDS encoding lysylphosphatidylglycerol synthase transmembrane domain-containing protein, producing MTENTTASTHRIYGVCLQLTGLGIGALALWWLIHRMNIGPVCSTMQMVPWPVVVAALCLNLVSQVLRASGWWVLLGPALRLPLHRLVYYEVAAQAATSLTPEGSGEALRIWWLRREGVPAATTTAIIISKKLVSSLGLVPFALLVPLLVDLPTWIVWITAGYSSLFIILGGLLLCVVRQHRNSGRLTGPLGRFLAALLDGLAPLRRSGVVFAALGLACTTRATDIMAAWMLCNGLGVPDGAAAATLSLLLIEISNVLPTAPAQIGSFDVAAAMALGVIGSPPSVSVGFAALFHAQQLVPQLVVGLVPLFYVSRADGHRPHQEGAQQ from the coding sequence GTGACCGAAAACACCACGGCTTCCACCCATCGCATTTACGGGGTCTGCTTGCAGCTCACCGGCTTGGGGATCGGCGCTCTGGCCCTCTGGTGGCTGATCCACAGGATGAATATAGGCCCCGTATGCTCCACGATGCAGATGGTGCCTTGGCCGGTGGTCGTCGCGGCACTGTGCTTGAACCTTGTCAGTCAAGTTCTTCGTGCGAGTGGCTGGTGGGTGCTGTTGGGCCCAGCGCTACGGCTGCCCCTGCACCGCCTGGTCTACTACGAGGTCGCGGCGCAGGCCGCAACCTCGCTGACTCCTGAGGGCTCGGGGGAAGCCCTGCGTATCTGGTGGCTGCGTCGAGAGGGAGTGCCTGCGGCTACGACGACCGCGATCATCATATCCAAGAAGCTCGTTAGCAGTCTTGGGCTCGTCCCTTTCGCTCTGCTGGTTCCGCTCCTCGTTGACCTCCCGACGTGGATCGTCTGGATCACCGCAGGTTACTCGTCGCTGTTCATCATCCTGGGAGGGTTATTGCTGTGTGTCGTGCGCCAGCACCGCAACAGCGGGCGCCTCACAGGGCCGCTGGGTCGCTTCCTTGCCGCGTTGCTGGACGGTCTCGCGCCCTTGCGCAGAAGTGGCGTTGTCTTCGCTGCCTTGGGCCTCGCCTGTACGACGCGCGCCACCGACATCATGGCTGCCTGGATGCTGTGTAACGGGCTCGGTGTCCCCGACGGAGCCGCCGCTGCCACCCTTTCCCTCCTCCTGATCGAGATCTCCAACGTGCTGCCAACGGCACCAGCTCAGATAGGCAGCTTTGACGTGGCAGCCGCCATGGCTCTTGGGGTCATCGGCTCGCCGCCTTCCGTCAGCGTTGGCTTCGCCGCGCTATTCCATGCTCAGCAGCTCGTCCCCCAGCTCGTCGTCGGCCTCGTCCCCCTGTTCTACGTGAGCCGGGCTGACGGACACCGGCCTCACCAAGAAGGAGCACAGCAATGA
- a CDS encoding protein-tyrosine phosphatase family protein, whose protein sequence is MSDAWESTAPGVVTFPSGRRVRGRGLRAGVPEGPLPGFGVYLTTREPSRPSWDSRWVRWPDFWVPRSRPDAVAALAEAWGRATTDRVEIACGGGVGRTGTALALLAVFDGVEPDRAVAFVRDHYDPRAVEVPWQRSFVERIGAGVRRGQPHD, encoded by the coding sequence ATGAGTGACGCGTGGGAGTCCACGGCCCCCGGGGTGGTCACGTTCCCGTCGGGGCGCAGGGTCCGCGGTCGAGGGCTGCGCGCCGGGGTGCCTGAGGGTCCTCTACCAGGCTTTGGCGTGTACCTCACCACCCGCGAACCATCAAGGCCTTCGTGGGACTCACGCTGGGTGCGTTGGCCGGACTTCTGGGTTCCCCGATCAAGACCGGATGCGGTGGCGGCTCTCGCAGAGGCGTGGGGACGGGCTACCACCGACCGCGTCGAGATAGCGTGCGGGGGCGGAGTTGGACGGACCGGGACGGCTCTGGCCCTCCTTGCCGTCTTCGACGGTGTGGAGCCGGACAGGGCCGTGGCTTTTGTACGCGACCACTATGACCCTCGCGCCGTGGAGGTCCCGTGGCAGCGCTCCTTCGTCGAGCGGATCGGCGCCGGGGTCCGACGGGGTCAGCCACATGACTGA
- a CDS encoding helix-turn-helix domain-containing protein — protein sequence MLRRLRLQEAVEWARKNSHKSLAPIAAHFGFTDQTHLSRETRTVVGLSLTDYRLHPVREPFSSGGLTCGDEGGDGGDDGRGLFG from the coding sequence ATGCTCCGGCGACTACGCCTCCAAGAAGCAGTGGAGTGGGCGCGCAAGAACTCCCACAAATCCTTGGCTCCCATCGCTGCCCACTTCGGCTTCACCGACCAAACACACCTGAGTCGCGAAACGCGAACCGTGGTCGGACTGTCACTCACGGACTACCGCCTGCACCCGGTCCGGGAGCCTTTTTCATCTGGCGGGTTGACCTGCGGTGATGAGGGTGGTGACGGCGGTGACGATGGGCGTGGCCTGTTCGGGTGA
- a CDS encoding transposase family protein, with product MLVYPVGLAMSTTTLDLLTNALHRHRAAAKVIWRRLSARDQALLVLAYLHDNPTYTALAAGFRIGVATVFWYIREACQVLAAIAPTLDQALVVAQAKAYLVLDDTVIPTDRVRMTKHGTDREYFSGKVHHHGMNVQVIAGPLGELLWTSAALPGARHDITAARQHQLPEKLATLTTARKAVLTDRGYLGIGSGIPVPIRAVRRNQATGHFERRDLSRNEKAYNAAHGRLRACSERSNTQLKSWHVLRRLRSSPEQATPIVTAVTTLITAGQPAR from the coding sequence ATGCTTGTCTACCCCGTCGGTCTGGCCATGTCCACCACCACCCTGGATCTGCTCACCAACGCGCTGCACCGGCATCGGGCCGCGGCCAAAGTGATCTGGCGTCGGCTCTCAGCCCGCGATCAAGCCCTGCTGGTGCTGGCCTATCTGCATGACAATCCGACCTACACCGCCCTGGCAGCCGGGTTCAGAATCGGCGTTGCGACCGTCTTCTGGTACATCCGCGAGGCCTGCCAGGTATTGGCCGCGATAGCTCCCACCCTCGATCAGGCCCTGGTCGTGGCGCAAGCGAAGGCCTACCTCGTCCTGGACGACACCGTCATCCCCACCGACCGGGTCAGGATGACCAAGCACGGCACCGACCGCGAGTACTTCTCCGGTAAGGTCCACCACCACGGCATGAACGTCCAGGTCATCGCCGGCCCCCTCGGAGAACTGCTGTGGACCTCAGCAGCCCTACCCGGCGCCCGGCACGACATCACGGCCGCCCGGCAGCATCAACTCCCCGAGAAACTAGCGACCTTGACCACCGCCAGGAAAGCGGTCCTGACCGACCGTGGCTACCTCGGTATCGGCTCCGGGATCCCCGTCCCGATCCGCGCCGTCCGCCGCAACCAGGCCACCGGCCACTTCGAACGACGCGACCTCTCGCGCAACGAGAAGGCCTACAACGCCGCCCACGGACGGCTGCGCGCCTGCAGCGAACGCAGCAACACCCAACTCAAGTCTTGGCACGTGCTCCGACGCCTACGCTCCTCACCCGAACAGGCCACGCCCATCGTCACCGCCGTCACCACCCTCATCACCGCAGGTCAACCCGCCAGATGA